The following nucleotide sequence is from Juglans microcarpa x Juglans regia isolate MS1-56 chromosome 6D, Jm3101_v1.0, whole genome shotgun sequence.
GCAACTTTCTTCTAGCTTCAAACTGATATTTCAATTTATTCAtgaacgatatatatatatatatatatatatatatatatatatatattttttttttttttttgaagcgGACTAGGGTGTAAGATTAGAAGATAAGATGATGGATTCTTACCTTTTAACAACAAactgaaaattttttcttttcgtaattaagctaaaaaaaaaaaataataataatcttaataCAAGTAAATAccaaaatcaatcaaataaatagataaaattattatttatttatatttttatattaaggTGTTTTATTGTGACTTCCACCCCTTTTtaaatctctttttaatttaataaagttttatttattcaaggatagaaaataaattatgataaataataatatttctaataatgatTGATTTAAAGGTTGTTAAATACGAGTATATAATGCTAGATAACTTTTAAGAAATTTGGTGCACTCTCTTTGAGGAAAAAAcaatccactattaaaaattgaGGCTTTGCATACGAGTTTTAAAttggttattttcttttaaaaaaaaggtgcGCGGTGAGCTTagacaataaaaattattttaatattatcggaaagtaataaaaataaagtaattttgtgaactttaaacattcttaaagataaaaattaaaaattaatttcttttgaaagaaaataataaacaaaaaaaatataattttcaatggtaaaaaaaaaatacccacaTATGTCAACTGAAATATTACAAAACTTGATATGctactcgtttgttttcagaattatttttaattcatttcatcacattttattttatttaattattataattttattaaatttttacataaaataaataaataatttaatttttttaaagtttaaaaaaatattattaaaaaaatatttcaaaaatattttatttaatttttaattttaattttaattttaattttaactaatctcTATCTCATGTGTAAAAACACAGGAGACAGTTCCAAGTTGTCTTTTTCATACAGCGTGTATTGTACCTGCTGTTATgggtgatatttttatttttttttcccaataaagAGCCCCATCTCCCGCACCCAACTCATCTTCTGCTTTCCGTCCAAATCATTCTCTACTGTCTTCCTCTGCTTCTCCATAAACCAACGAAACCCACCAAGACAAACAAACTCCTCCCCCTCCCAGCAACTGTTACGCGTCCTTCTTCCAGTACCACATGTTGCCACCCCACCACCGCACTCTGTTTCTGTAGAATTCATTCCATTTAAAAGTCAAATCTTTTTGACGATCATCCTAGTTAGTCTGtgtctcttctctcttctctccgcTCTGCTCTGTTTCATGGGTGCCGATTTATCTGTTTTGTTCTCAAGCCTAACTGGGCTGGATTGTTCCAATGGGTCTGATGGGTATTTGTGTTTGCAATCGCGACCCAGTTTGGGGGACTTACCAGAGAGCTGCGTGGCTTTGGTTCTGAGCTACTTGGACCCGCCTGAGATCTGCAAATTGGCGAGACTGAATCGTGCTTTTCGTGGGGCGTCGTGGGCAGATTTTGTGTGGGAATCGAAGTTGCCGTCGAATTATCAAGTTCTTTTTCGGAAAGTGTTCGGCGAGTTGCCGGGGGATTTGGGTAAGCGAGGGATTTACGAGAGGCTTTGCCAGGCTAGTACTTTCGATGGCGGTACTAAGGTATTGCTCGTTTTGCTTGTTTCCTAATCTGAGGAAGTGTGTGGAGATCTTAAAATGCCCAATTGTGATCAATTGAGCGGGGAATGAGATTGTTTTACTTGTTATGAGTTTCTATCATATGTTTTTCTCTAGGTTATTTTTGTTCGGTTTCGGAGGAAATTTACAAAACGAAAAAGAACTTGTAAAATAAGAAtcgatgttttcttttcttttatttttcttcaactttctcGGTGGCCAATCATGAGATCTcgattattcattttatttgattttcttgattTGGATGTGTTCCTGATGTATTTGTATAAAAATTGGATTTTACAGAAGGTTTGGCTGCATAAAAGTACCGGTGGTGTTTGTTTGTCCATTTCTCCTAAGGGGTTGGCAATCACTGGGATTGATGATCGAAGATATTGGAATCACATCCCAACTGAAGAATCTAGGTGAGAATTATGCACCTTTTTTTACGTTTATATAATGATTTCCAATGGATATAGAAAAATTGTACGTTTCTTGTCATGTATCTTTTAGATGGTACTtaccacaaaaaaaataataattcttttagATGGATGATGGAAACTCCAACGTTCCGGGAATTCCCTCGCTGGAACTCATCAAAAGTAGGTTTCTTGTTATCTTTTCAtcaattttgtttgaaattttgaagtcTATTGCATGATGATGTGATATATGTATTTAGTTTAATCATGGCTTCATTAACTTTGGGAAGTTAATGCACTGCATGTCAAAAACGCTCTCACCTCAGCTTACTTttagaaaatatgttttggattGGATTCTCGTATAGAAAAGCTAGGTTTTGTACAATAGCAAGTTTTGGGTCATTTGGAGAAGGTCCTATAGAGCATTGAGTCTATGGGGAAGATCTTTGGTGCTGTTTGGATAgttagttgagatgaaagttaaataaaatattattttttaatattattattgttttcggatttgaaaaaagttgaattgtttattatattttgtgtgataatttgaaaaagttgtgatgataagatgagataaaatgaaatacttcttgtatccaaacatgGCCTAATGTTTAAGGTTGTTATTATCAGTGATAAtattataatcatattcttGAACTTGGATCAAAGCTCGttcattttcacaaaacttttcatcccatctcatattatctaatcattgcaactttctcaaattcccatacaaaatataataaacaattcaactttttcaaatctcaaaacaaaaataatattaaaaaatttatattctaactatattttattcaatttttatctcaactcatctcatctcatctcatttgcgaaaacaaacgaagccagTTGTCCTTGAGTTTCTTTTGAGTTGGAGTAACACATTTGATCCTTCAGGAGATTGAATTATTCAATGAGTTTATAAGATTCAATATTGACTGAAGGATTTAATTATAATCCTTAGGCTAGATTTTTAGTTAGATATTTGAATCTTGCATGTGCTTGTTGTATAACCTGCTATGCAACTTTGATGAATGACAGCTACAGTTTCCAACATATTTTCCCCTAGACTAGGAATCTTGACGTTTGCATGTCTTGCTTGTGATGATGAGTGATGCTTGTGATTTTCAAGATTGAAGAACTGCCTAGCTTTCTTCTGTTCTGATGCTCCGAATGTGGTTGTATCACTGGAATATGCTGCTGCGTTATTTATTTTGCCTATTTGGGCAATGGAGTACTTGAATTGATTTAGAGCTCCTCTTCCTTTCATGTAGATTCTGCACTGTCGCCTACCTCCAGCAAATTTGGTGGTTTGAAGTTGATGGAGAGGTGGAGTTCCCATTTCCGATGGGGACATATAGCCTATTCTTCAGGTTGCACTTAGGAAGGGCATACAAGAGGTTTGGTCGCCGAATCTGTAATACTGAGCATGTTCACGGATGGGACATAAAGCCAGTGCAGTTTCAGCTATGGACTTCGGATGGTCAGCATGCGGCATCAAAGTGCATTTTGAGTGAAACCGGAAAATGGAACTACTACCACGTTGGCGATTTTGTTGTAGATAACTCCAACGCACcaaccaaaatcaaattctcTATGACCCAGATTGATTGCACGCATACCAAAGGTGGTCTCTGTTTAGATTCTGTATTTATATACCCAAGTAAATTTAGGGAGAGGTTTAAGCGTTTTTGAGTTAACCTCTGTAGGTAGGAAGTTCTGTACGATAAACAGGTAGGGATAAGAGAGTTCTACAAGTTTTAAATGATTTTCGAAGCCTATCACTTGTACCTTAGCTAGGaaatgtgtatgtgtatgtgctCTCTTGGTTTAATCAGAGTATGGAAATGTGCACTTTCATCTCCTGAAAAAAGGTTTTAGCATGTAATTTTGGGTGATAAATGCTAGTTGATGTCTGAGCATTCtaatattaatttgtgaggGATTTTTCCTTAGCCTTGGGCAGCATTGCATTTTCATTGTTCCACTTCGAGTTTCAAGTTTTGCAAAGAAATGCAAACGAGTGGCTAGGGTCCTCAACTCCTCCCCCAGCAGACTTAATTTctgaaatatccaaattaaaaaataaataaggaagaaggagaaggagaaggaggaaaaACCCGCCAATTTATGAAATTGGTATTTGCTTCCTGTTTGTTCTGTTAAAGTCTCTCACCAAACTCGAATTACCAGTAATTATATACTCACACTTCCATTACAACTAAAAGATCCAGTATAAATTCAAACTATCAGAACGATTCTAAAAGTCGTGCAAAATCACGTCATCAAAACTACGCGAGATGGTGAAGATATCAGTTTACACTACCCAACAAAACTGTACAAACTCTCCTAACCACTTCCCTAAAACTAGTATCACGATATGGTTAGTTCCTCCATGCATTGCACATATCTTCACTGTTGCCACTCAACTTTCCATTTTCATGATAACCGTTGATCATTTTAATGAGCGCTTCGGGAAGTTGAAGCTTCTCTGGAACatctgtttctttcttcttcatggaGCTGTTGTTACCACAGAACTCAAAGACCTCTCTATTGAAGACAGCACCTGAGCTGCTGATCCTCCCTGCAGCACTCCTCAATACATTTCCTGGGATATCCAGGGCTGTTGTGCTGTACCTAGAACCTAACCCATTATGAACATTCATCCCCTTGCCTCTTGCAGGCACGTCAACAACATGACTCTTCCCCTCTTCACGGATAACAGTGTCTCCAGCATTCACGTTCAGTTTTCTGCTGTTGTTGACCATCTCCTGCAGTATCTTCTGGATAGCCTTGTCCCGTATATTCTGGCTGCCTTCGATGGAATGGGAACTTGACAAGCCATCCATTGGTGAGTGCTGGATTAGTCCTGGGCTTGAAGCTTTAGAACCTTTATTAGATTCAAAAGAGACATCCTGGTTGGACACTCGCAGTGAAGCACCCTGTCGCTTCACTCTGCCCTGTTCAGAAGTTGAGTTGTTCTGCCTCAGCAATTTGTGGTAAGAACCTGGCGGCATCAATGCTGCCTCTTCTGAGCTAGTCAAAAGTCCTCCATTTGTCATAACTACACAACCATTCACATTATTGCAATGACCACTGGACCCAGCCATCAACTTATTGTCGTCAGTAGGCAGACATTGAGCACTCCCTACAACTTCCTTCTCATGTAATTCCTCTTTCCCGATCTTACTTGTGGTGGTTTCTTGGGAATAGTTCTTCAAGCTCTCTACAAATGAATAATGGTATCATATAGgtttataataaataaccaCTCTAAACTATGGAGATCATTTGTAATGTAcctataaacataaaataatcacaatCAACCTCATTTGATTGGTAGTGCCATACTTCACCATCCAACTCCATGTCAAAATCAATAGATTGGCGAGATTGGATTACAAATCTACATGCACTAATCTGTTAATTTTGGCACGTCAATGTACTCCAGCATTCTGCCTATCctataatatgttaatttagACACTGATTTGGATGATTTAATATTGCAAGTTAAACTCAAATATGAGTATTGATTACAGAAATTTAGAGTTTAGCAGAAACATCATGAATGAATCTTAGTTTATAGTGGATGGCGGCAAAATTAACatgtaaagaaatataaatCACTTTAATAGGAATTTTTTCAATAGGTACTCCAATAGAAATGAAGG
It contains:
- the LOC121236061 gene encoding F-box protein PP2-A12-like, encoding MGADLSVLFSSLTGLDCSNGSDGYLCLQSRPSLGDLPESCVALVLSYLDPPEICKLARLNRAFRGASWADFVWESKLPSNYQVLFRKVFGELPGDLGKRGIYERLCQASTFDGGTKKVWLHKSTGGVCLSISPKGLAITGIDDRRYWNHIPTEESRFCTVAYLQQIWWFEVDGEVEFPFPMGTYSLFFRLHLGRAYKRFGRRICNTEHVHGWDIKPVQFQLWTSDGQHAASKCILSETGKWNYYHVGDFVVDNSNAPTKIKFSMTQIDCTHTKGGLCLDSVFIYPSKFRERFKRF